The genomic stretch CGTTCCTCTCAATCATAGGGGCTATCGCAGGGTGCATCCTCCTTGCCCCAAAGCTTATTATACGCCTGTCTCCTGCCGCCTTCCTGCATCTGGCTGCCTTTGTCGCAATACCCGATGCCTGACACAAGAAACCAAGCACTGCTGTCTCATACACACCGAAATCAGTATACATGCCCTCTATCTCGAGGACAGGCTGATATGGGTGGAAGACCGTTCCTTCCGGCATTGCACGCACATTAATCTTCATACCCTCAAACAGGCGCGAACATTCCTCGAGTCCGGCAAATACACCCCACTCACTGCCACTCGGAAGTCCCTTGGCTATGAATTCCGCCTTGACCCATTTATCTATGCCCCTGGCCTTGAGTATCTTCATAGTACGATCAAAATAAACATCTGTCACTCTTCCGGCCTTTATATCATCAAAATCTGCTGTAAACATCCTGCGATCCATTTAAGGTCCCCCCTGCCACATTAAATCTTCATATACCGTCTCAACAGCACCTGCCCCGAGCATCTCGTCTATAGCCCTTTCGCTGTCGCCTGGATTGACATCCACGCCCCTCGAGGCATCTGACAGGTAGAAGACCTCAAACCCGGAATGCAATGCATCCAGAACTGTGCTCCTCACGCAATAGTCAACAGCCAATCCACCTATGAAAAGCCTCTTTATACCTGCCTTCCTTAACTGTTCCGCAAGTGCAGTGCCCTGAAAAGCTGAATAAGCATCCTTATCAACTGCCGTCCCCTTTTCAATAATCACCTTCTTCTCAGGCATTATAAGACCCGTATGCAACTCAGCTCCGCGCGTATTCTGAACACAATGCTCAGGCCATATCCCCCCGGCTGACCTGAAGGATGAATGATTGAGCGGATGCCAGTCCCTTGAAAAATATATATGCATACCTACTTCGCTGAATTTTCTTATATACAAATTCATTACCGGGACAACCGCATCACCATCAGGCACAGGCAGTGCCCCGCCCTGGCAGAAGTCATTCTGTATATCTACGGCAATAAGTGCCGAACCGGCTGTAACTCTAACACCCGTCATTATTCATTATACCTTCAACTTTTTCCAGAAGTTCTTCAATATTATACGGCTTGATAATATAATTCCCGCCGATCTTCTTAATCAGTGCATCAACCTTTCCCCCAAGCACATCACCTGTAGAGAAAAGCATCTTCTTCTCCATATATGGCTTATTCCTGCTCACCCATTCATATACACCGGCACCGTCTGTACCCGGCATCTTAAAATCGCATATAACAATGTCATAATCTTCAGTGCTTAGCCTTTCAATAGCCTCATTTCCGGAATTGACACCAATTACCTTATACCTGTCTCCCAATATATGCCTCATTACATCAAGCTGGTCATCCTCATCATCAACAACAAGCACCATTTTTAACCTGATGTTCGCGGGACAGGCAATATCATTTGCTGAGTCCTCAATTACGTTATTCGCAGTATCGTCAGACGTCGTTATTGGCAGCCTCAAAGCAAACCGGGTTTTTCCGGCCTCACTGCTGACTGTTATGTCACCGCCATGCTCACGGATTATTCCATAGCAGAGGCTCAAACCAAGCCCTGTACCCTTGCCGACTTCCTTGCTCGTATAGAACGGATCGAATATTTTGCCAATGACGTCGCCTGGTATTTCAGGTCCGTTATTGACAATGTCAATACCGATTTCTTTATTAATTAGATATGATTTGACTTCCAGTATTCCACCAGTTCCGCCCTTTTCTTCAATGGCATCACAGGCATTATTAATTATATTTACAAATACCTGCTCTATCTGCCTTTCATCCGCATATATCATTGGCAAAGTATCATCAAACTCATGCCTTACAGAGATGGCAGCAGAAGATATCCTGTAGTTAAGCAGGGTCAATACATTCTGAACAATAATATTGAGGTTGACGGGACTCTTCCGGGGCTTGTCCTGCCTTGAGAATCGCAGCAATGATTCAACAATACGCCTGGCTCCTGTGGCAGACCGGTTAACTGTCTTTATAAGCTTTAATTCATTCTCAGCCATGGGTGACTGCTGCAGGAGTTCTGAATAGACTAATATCGGGAGAAGCCTGTTATTGAGTTCATGTGCAATGCCTGAGACAAAGGTGACAAGAGACGCAAGCTTTTCAGACTGAAACAACCGTTTTTCGAGCATCTTCTGCTCTGTAATGTCCTTGGCAACTCCAAGCAGACCCACAATGCCCTCGCTACTGCTCCTCAGAGGGGCAAAACTGCATAGTGTCTGCCATACGGTGCCGTCTTTGCCTTTAAGGTCCATTTCAAGTGTCTTCTTTCCTCCCTGCTTCAGTACCTGTACAAAGGCCCTTATAGCCCTTTCATTCATCAAGAGGGTATCAAACAGCTGACCTACAAGTTCATTTTTCGTGTAACCGAGGTCTTCTACCCTTTTATTAAGAAAAATGAACTTCCCATCATTGTCAATAGTAAAAATAATGTCACTCGCATTTTCAAATATGTTCTTAAGGTATTCGTGTGACTCTTCTATCTCCCTGGTCCTCTCCAGGACTGTTATTTGCAGGTCTTTGTTTAATAGTTCAAGGTCCTTCTGAAGCCTGACAAGATTAATAAGATGTCCGACTGTTGTGGAAAGTATGGAGAAGACCTTTTCATGGTGCTTGCTGAAAAATTTACGCTTACTGTGGGAAAGATTCAATACACCCAGCCCTTTGCCGCCTGCTGAAACAGGCAGACAGAGCAATGATCCTATGTCAACTGCTGAATTTAACCTCATAAATCTGGCATCATTATCCACATCTGATATCAGTATCGGGGTATTGTTTTTAGCAACCATACCTGCTACGCCTTCCCCGACCCTGAATGCCCTGTTAAATACATCTTCGTTTCTCGCTGTATCAGTAGTTGATACGCCGGCCTGATTCACCACATAATTACCGCTATCATCGAGGAGCATAATTGAACAATGTTCAAGACCAAGTTCGTCGGACAGTATTTTCACAACCCCATCACATATCGTCTTCACATCAGACTTTTTGTTAAGCATTGCAACAATGCGCTGAAAGGCGGAAAGGCTCTGCATGACATCGCTGTAGAACTGCGGCAATTCTGAATGAATATCCACTCTGACTCCTCACATAACCTGTTTTCCATACTGATATTAACCCAAAACTATTTATCTCACAAGTCAAACGAATGCAATGCATAAGAACTGGATTGGATTTAACAATTTAGAAATTGAAGACAACCGGGGATACCCTGGCAAATAGAATGACTGTTGGTGTTAACCATGCAGCAGTACTGGCATTGCGGAATGGGCACCAGACACATCTAACAGCGTTTCTGAACCAGGGACGATGGTACTTGCGGGCTCAGGCTTAACAGCGCTGACCGGATACTGTCATGTCCACCTGTTTTACCACCAATCTTTGCTTAAGTTCAGATAAACCATTTTTACCTTCTAAAAGAAGCGGGTTCAACTCATACTCAATAAGGTCTGCAAGGGTTATCCAATCCTTTCCTTCAAAGACCGGGAGCATCTCCTTGAAGATATCTACGGATTTATCCCATGACGAAAGGGATTCCGGGGAAATCTCAAACTGACCCAGACCATTTTTCAATTCCCTGATAAAATCCATGAGGTCACTGAGATTGTCCATCAGGGCTGTAATCTCATTAAAGACCTTCTCATTCTGTTCCATCCTGAGAAAATTGGCACAATCTATTAATCTCCCGCTGATCTGCCCTATAATCTCACACGTGCTGACAATGCCGTCATTTATAGCCGTCAGCAATTCTTCCCTTTTTTTAACATCTATGATTGCCACATTTATCTCCTTTCTGAAATTAAATTGCTATTATCATTAACCAGCTCAATAAGCTGAATCATTACAGATAACTGGTTTATAAGATTATTGTACATGGTGCATGCTGCTCCTGCCAACTCTGCCACATCTGCACCTTCGAGACTTTCTCTCCCGAACTTAAAATAAATCACAATGGGACGCAGGGCAATATGGGTAAAGCCAATGGTCTCTATCTCCTGATCAATAAGCGGCACATCCGCCCAGACGTCTTTAATCTTTGCGACATCATAATTTTCCCTCTTTGCCTCTTCTGCAATCAGGCAAACTTTTTCAAGCGCCCTGCCGGCCAATTCCTCAAGCCTCCTGAGGGCATTCATCTCATCATGAATTATCCCCTCTTTCTCAGATGTGGAATGGGGGAATTCAGATGAATTCAACGGGGTGATGGTGTTATCATTACATTCAAGGGTCTGCAGCCACACCCGTCTGTAAAGATGACGGAAAAAGTCATCCCTGGTAACAGGCCGTTTGATCATTGGAACATACTCTAATAATCCATCATCAGAAAAGAGCGCCTCATAAACCTGCATACCTTCCCAGAAAGGGGAATCATCAACCTCTGTTACACTACTGTCATTTTTAATCATCTCTATAATCCGGCAGACGCCATCCACACTGACAGTGTCATTACAAATCATGTCCTGACATTTAACATGAAAACTGCACGGGTGGCAGGGGACAGTGGATTCAATGACGATATGTCCTTTCCCATATGGGCCGGTCTCACGGAAATAGGCCGCACCGAGGGATATTCCCATAACCCTTGTCCCCACAGCAGTGGCAATATGCATTGTACCTGAATCATTAGAAACAAGAAGATGGCAACATTTAAGATATGCAGCAAGCTCCTTCAATGATGTATTGCCGGCCATATTGATTACCCCGCTTCCTCCCCCCATCTTTATTGCTTCACCCAGCGCCCTTTCGCTGCCTGAACCAAAGACTATAACTTTTGCCCCAAGCCTTCCCGTCAGTCTCCCTGCCAGTTCGGCATATCGGTCTGTGGCCCACATCTTGTGCCTGTCACTTGCTCCCGGCTGAAATCCTATTATAAAATCGCCATCCCTGACCCCTGCCTTCCTTAATTGCGACCTTGCTGTATCAAATACATCTTCCGGAACTTCAAGAAAAAGACCTTTTACTTTTGGTGCGGCCCCTCCGGCCTTGATATATATGTCACACAGATGAAAAGGGTTATAAATCCTTCCGGGGACAATATTAAAGAAATACCTCAGCCATGGATGTTTTATCAGGGAATGTCCTTTATTATCCGCAATAAATCCCCTGAACTCCTTCGCCCGGATAAGGGACATGATGGCAGCACTAACCGTGGTATGAGTGAAGTTTATTACACAGTCATATGTAACACTGTTAATATCCGTCAGAATCTCTTCCATATATCTGTATTTGC from Nitrospirota bacterium encodes the following:
- a CDS encoding glycosyltransferase family 9 protein, whose protein sequence is MENVLIINLTRMGDLVQTTPVMAGLKDAFPDVRITLLINSAFAEICNYIPFVDRLISFNMDGFIVGGRGEFPGLVSKYRYMEEILTDINSVTYDCVINFTHTTVSAAIMSLIRAKEFRGFIADNKGHSLIKHPWLRYFFNIVPGRIYNPFHLCDIYIKAGGAAPKVKGLFLEVPEDVFDTARSQLRKAGVRDGDFIIGFQPGASDRHKMWATDRYAELAGRLTGRLGAKVIVFGSGSERALGEAIKMGGGSGVINMAGNTSLKELAAYLKCCHLLVSNDSGTMHIATAVGTRVMGISLGAAYFRETGPYGKGHIVIESTVPCHPCSFHVKCQDMICNDTVSVDGVCRIIEMIKNDSSVTEVDDSPFWEGMQVYEALFSDDGLLEYVPMIKRPVTRDDFFRHLYRRVWLQTLECNDNTITPLNSSEFPHSTSEKEGIIHDEMNALRRLEELAGRALEKVCLIAEEAKRENYDVAKIKDVWADVPLIDQEIETIGFTHIALRPIVIYFKFGRESLEGADVAELAGAACTMYNNLINQLSVMIQLIELVNDNSNLISERR
- a CDS encoding GAF domain-containing protein, producing the protein MDIHSELPQFYSDVMQSLSAFQRIVAMLNKKSDVKTICDGVVKILSDELGLEHCSIMLLDDSGNYVVNQAGVSTTDTARNEDVFNRAFRVGEGVAGMVAKNNTPILISDVDNDARFMRLNSAVDIGSLLCLPVSAGGKGLGVLNLSHSKRKFFSKHHEKVFSILSTTVGHLINLVRLQKDLELLNKDLQITVLERTREIEESHEYLKNIFENASDIIFTIDNDGKFIFLNKRVEDLGYTKNELVGQLFDTLLMNERAIRAFVQVLKQGGKKTLEMDLKGKDGTVWQTLCSFAPLRSSSEGIVGLLGVAKDITEQKMLEKRLFQSEKLASLVTFVSGIAHELNNRLLPILVYSELLQQSPMAENELKLIKTVNRSATGARRIVESLLRFSRQDKPRKSPVNLNIIVQNVLTLLNYRISSAAISVRHEFDDTLPMIYADERQIEQVFVNIINNACDAIEEKGGTGGILEVKSYLINKEIGIDIVNNGPEIPGDVIGKIFDPFYTSKEVGKGTGLGLSLCYGIIREHGGDITVSSEAGKTRFALRLPITTSDDTANNVIEDSANDIACPANIRLKMVLVVDDEDDQLDVMRHILGDRYKVIGVNSGNEAIERLSTEDYDIVICDFKMPGTDGAGVYEWVSRNKPYMEKKMLFSTGDVLGGKVDALIKKIGGNYIIKPYNIEELLEKVEGIMNNDGC
- a CDS encoding nicotinamidase encodes the protein MTGVRVTAGSALIAVDIQNDFCQGGALPVPDGDAVVPVMNLYIRKFSEVGMHIYFSRDWHPLNHSSFRSAGGIWPEHCVQNTRGAELHTGLIMPEKKVIIEKGTAVDKDAYSAFQGTALAEQLRKAGIKRLFIGGLAVDYCVRSTVLDALHSGFEVFYLSDASRGVDVNPGDSERAIDEMLGAGAVETVYEDLMWQGGP